One part of the Amorphus orientalis genome encodes these proteins:
- a CDS encoding IS30 family transposase, which translates to MGTQYRHLDLEERCAIASLVAEGRSIRQIAAALDRSTSTIARELRRNAPKRDGYRAAYADELAWARRWRGPRMARQPALLHHVLSHLAMGWSPEQIAGRLALDKADMRISHESIYRFVYDQIRRTNDYRWRHYLPRAKSRRGRRRRPHRPMEHIKHRVSVTQRPASATTRRQAGHWEADLLHPRKSGAAVLVALERTSRLILLAKQPGKQAQPVADRFKAWFRIIPQPLRLSLTQDNGPEFFLHHQLHEMGVKTYFCDPHSPWQKGGVENMNGRLRRTIPLGTDPDSFSDDDLQALAARLNTTPRKCLGYRTPAEVFLKRLLHFKCEST; encoded by the coding sequence ATGGGAACCCAATACCGACACCTCGATCTTGAAGAGAGGTGTGCGATTGCCAGTCTTGTCGCCGAGGGGCGTTCGATCCGGCAAATCGCAGCAGCTCTGGATCGCTCGACATCGACGATTGCGCGGGAGCTGAGGCGCAACGCGCCGAAGCGGGATGGATACAGGGCGGCCTACGCCGACGAACTGGCCTGGGCGCGGCGCTGGCGTGGGCCGCGCATGGCGCGCCAGCCGGCCCTGCTGCACCATGTCCTGAGCCACCTTGCTATGGGATGGTCGCCCGAACAGATCGCCGGCCGGCTGGCGCTGGACAAGGCTGACATGCGCATCAGCCACGAGTCCATCTACCGCTTCGTCTACGACCAGATCCGCCGCACCAACGACTATCGCTGGCGCCACTATCTGCCGCGCGCCAAGAGCCGCCGCGGACGGCGTCGCAGGCCGCACCGCCCCATGGAGCACATCAAGCACCGCGTGTCCGTGACCCAGCGCCCCGCCTCGGCGACCACGCGCCGGCAGGCCGGGCACTGGGAGGCCGACCTGCTGCATCCCAGGAAGTCCGGCGCGGCGGTGCTGGTCGCCCTGGAGCGGACCTCGCGCCTCATCCTCCTGGCCAAGCAGCCCGGAAAGCAGGCGCAACCGGTCGCGGACCGGTTCAAGGCCTGGTTCCGGATTATCCCGCAACCGCTGCGCCTGTCGCTGACCCAGGACAACGGTCCGGAGTTCTTCCTGCACCACCAACTGCACGAGATGGGCGTGAAGACCTACTTCTGCGATCCTCACAGCCCGTGGCAGAAGGGCGGGGTGGAAAACATGAACGGAAGGCTGAGACGTACGATCCCGCTCGGAACCGACCCCGACAGCTTCTCCGACGACGACCTGCAGGCCCTCGCCGCACGCCTCAACACAACGCCCCGAAAATGCCTCGGCTACAGAACACCCGCCGAGGTCTTCCTAAAACGACTGTTGCACTTCAAATGTGAATCCACCT